CTCGTATCTCTTACCGTTTGGCCGGCGCAAGCGTTTGAAATTTCGAGaatttcaaaaagtaataattttttaactttcgcATTTTTCCCTTATAGAaatcgacgagaggagcaattTTGGTCCTCTCGCCCAATCTCGTATCTCTTACCGTTTAGCCTGTACAATtcgttgaaatttttttttttcgtccaCCGGACTTTGGCACTTTTTTCTTATAGATCTCGACGTGGGGAGCATTTTTGGTCCTCTTGGTCAACCTCGTATCTTTCACCGTTTGGCTTGCACGGCTGTCACAGCGTCAGTTTGctagtttaaatttttgtaaaatttttttaacgctgGAAACGAATTCTCAACACCTTTCCCTTTCACCTCGCGTTTGGTTCACAATCctacgattttttttcaatctttggCAGCTAATCAAAGTTTGATAAGTAGTCCTACAAAGGAAATCAAAAAATGGTATCTATAAAGTATATACCAGTCGATTCAGAACGTCGAGAAACGCGTTTTGGCACCTTAAATTTTGGAccaatttttggaatttttgaaattttttttttcgtccaCCGGACTTTGgcacttttttcttataaatttcgACGTGGGGAGCATTTTTGGTCCTCTTGGTCAACCTCGTATCTTTCACCGTTTGGCTTGCACGGCTGTCACAGCGTCAGTTTGctagtttaaatttttgtaaaatttttttaacgctgGAAACGAATTCTCAACACCTTTTCCTTTCACCGCGCGTTTGGTTCACAATCctacgattttttttcaatctttggCAGCTAATCAAAGTTTGATAAGTAGTCCTACAAAGGAAATCAAAAAATGGTATCTATAAAGTATATACCAGTCGATTCAGAACGTCGAGAAACGCGTTTTGGCACCTTAAATTTTGGAccaatttttggaatttttggaatttttttgaaatttttctaagtCCCTAGTCTTATAAATGGTTGGAAAAACCGGTCAAGTTACAACTGTACCAATCGATTCAGAAGGTCGAGAAACGCGTTTTGGTACGACAAATTTTGGAccgatttttggaatttttggaatttttttgaaatttttttaagtcccTAGTCTTATGAGTGGTTGGAAAAATCGGTCAAGTTACGACTATACCAATCGATTCAGAAGGTCGAGAAACGCGTTTTGGCACGACAAATTTTGGAccgatttttggaatttttttttgaaatttttgagacCTAACCTTTCGAGACGAAACTTTAATATTCCAGACCTAACCTTTTTCCAGACCTAACCTTTTTGAGacctaacctttttttttttttttaagattcgACTTTGACCTTTGGAGACCTAACTCCCCCTCTTTGAAGTTAGGTCTCGACTTTGGGTATTTTCAATGTGGTGGTTGCGGTTTGATTGGCAGTCCTAACCGAGTTGAGTTTGGGTTGggttgggtttgggtttgggtttgggtttgggtttgggtttgggtttgggtttgggtttgggtttgggtttgggtttgggtttgggtttgggtttgggtttgggtttgggtttgggtttgggtttgggtttgggtttgggtttgggtttgggtttgggtttgggtttgggtttgggtttgggtttgggtttgggttaggttaggttaggttaggttataGAGTTTCcacgacttttttttttagttagcATTTTTCCTGGTTTTTTTGGGTCCCCCTCAATCCCCTCCCCTAGTCGTAACACCAATCATTTAGCTCCTCTTTGCTGTGTAAGTTCATTTACATTTGATCGTTATATCTCTAAGAAAgccttgtatttttttaagtttagaatttttttctcgtagATCTCGACGAGCCGAGCAATTTTGGTCCTCTTGGCCAACTTCGTATCTTTTATCGTTTAGCCGGcgcagttttttaaaatttggaaattttgaattttggtttttttaaattttggcatttttttctaatagaactcgacgagaggagcattTTTGGTCCTTTGGGTCAACCCCGTATCTCTTACCGTTTGGCCTGTGTAAGTcgatttatgtatttctttatttttttcaatttgtttggaaacccttatattttttaaaagtttagtaATTTTTCCTTATAGATCTCGACGAGCcaagcaactttggtcctcttggcCAACCTCGTATCTCTTACCGTTTAGCTTGTGCAAccgtttgaatttttttgaaactttgaattttggttttttttcaactttcgcattttttccttatagaactcgacgagaggagcattTTTGGTCCTTTGGGTCAACCCCGTATCTCTTACCGTTTGGCCTGTGTAAGTcgatttatgtatttcttcatttttcttaatttgtttggaaacccttatattttttaaaagtttagtaAATTTTCCTTATAGATCTCAACGAGCcaagcaactttggtcctcttggcCAACCTCGTATCTCTTACCGTTTGGCTTGTGCAAccgtttgaatttttttgaaactttgaattttggttttttttcaactttcgcattttttccttatagaactcgacgagagcagcaactttggtcctgtCACCCAACCTCGTATCTCTtaccgtttggtctgtgtaactctttaaagtttttgaaaaaaaattgtttgaaatttttttaagttctttACAAGTGATTGGAAAAATCGGTTAATTTATGACTATATTAATGGATTCAGGATGTCGAGAAACGCGTTTTGGCACTACAAATTTTTGAtcgatttttggaatttttggaatttttttgaaatttttttaagttctaCAAAGGCGTACGGAAACTAAAAATTGGTATCGGCAAACCCTATACCAGTCGATTCAGAACGTTGAGAAACGCGTTTTGGCACCCTAAATTTTGGACCGATTTTTGgaattcttgaaatttttttgaattttttccaAGTCCTACAAAGGATTTTTGTTACTAAAAATTGGTACTGGAAAACCCTATACGAGTCGATTCAGAACGTCGAGAAACGCGTTTTGGCACCTTAAATTTTGGAccgatttttggaatttttggaatttttttgaaatttttctaagtCCCTAGTCTTACATTTGGTTGGAAAAACCGGTCAAGTTACGACTGTACCAATCGATTCAGAAGGTCGAGAAACGCGTTTTGGCACGACAAATTTTGGAccgatttttggaatttttggaatttttttgaaatttttttaagtcccTAGTCTTATGAGTGGTTGGAAAAATCGGTCAAGTTACGACTATACCAATCGATTCAGAACGTCGAAAAACGCGTTTTGGCACTACAAATTTTGGAccgatttttggaatttttggaatttttttgaaatttttctaagtCCCTAGTCTTACATTTGGTTGGAAAAACCGGTCAAGTTACGACTGTACCAATCGATTCAGAAGGTCGAGAAACGCGTTTTGGCACGACAAATTTTGGACcgatttttggaaattttttttgaaatttttgagacCTAACCTTTCGAGACGAAACTTTAATATTCCAGACCTAACCTTTTTCCAGACCTAACCTTTTTAAGacctaacctttttttttttttttttttttaagattcgACTTTGACCTTTGGAGACCTAACTCCCCCTCTTTGAAGTTAGGTCTCGACTTTGGGTATTTTCAATGTGGTGGTTGCGGTTTGATTGGCAGTCCTAACCGAGTTGAGTTGGGTTTGGTTTGGGTTTGGTTTGGGTTTGGTTTGGGTTTGGTTTGGGTTTGGTTTGGGTTTGGTTTGGGTTTGGTTTGGGTTTGGTTTGGGTTTGGTTTGGGTTTGGTTTGGGTTTGGTTTGGGTTTGGTTTGGGTTTGGTTTGGGTTTGGTTTGGGTTTGGTTTGGTTTGGTTTGGGTTTGGTTGGGTTTGGTTTGGGTTTGGTTTGGGTTTGgtttgggttaggttaggttaggttaggttaggttaggttaggttaggttaggttaggttaggttaggttaggttaggttaggttaggttaggttaggttaggttaggttaggttaggttaggttaggttaggttaggttaggttaggttaggttaggttaggttaggttaggttaggttaggttaggttaggttaggttaggttaggttaggttaggttaggttaggttaggttaggttaggttaggttaggttaggttaggttaggttaggttaggttaggttaggttaggttaggttaggttaggttaggttaggttaggttaggttaggttaggttaggttaggttaggttaggttaggttaggttaggttaggttaggttaggttaggttaggttaggttaggttaggttaggttcccTCTCGTTGTGCGCCACCTTGTCGTGGTGAGAGGGCTCTCCCGGTGGCTCTGGGCCCCGATCCTGGGCGGACTTGTCCGCTTGGGAGACGGGCCGCGGGCCGCTGGGGGTCTAAGAGCGCACGGTGCGGGGCCCGCCCGGGTCTTCGACCTGGATGGTTCCCGCACAAGAGGTGGCCAGCGACTCCTTAGGGCTCCCCGCTAGAGGGGATAAGTCCCATCGCTGGTAGGGGATGGAGACCCCGACTTCAAACCCCCGGTGAACCGGCACCGTTAGGGGAGGATCTCTATCCTCCCCCCGGTTCGGGGAGTCCCGATCCTTTGGGGGGGCCCAGGGAGAAGGAACCTGGGGGGGAGCGCCGGAGAGGGGGGGCCCTCCATTTGGAGAACCCCGCTTCCTCTCTTTGGCGCgtgggggggagggggtggcGGTGGTGGGGTGTGTGGGGGGGGCTCCGCCTTTCGGGGCCCCTTCTCCTCCCTCTTCCGCCTCCCTTTCCTTTCCCCGGGGATGGGTATGTGACTGGGGAGGTCGCCGGGGCCGCCCGGACGTTTCCGGGGTCGGGGCCCGGCGACAAGGGATGGGACGGTTCCCGGGGCCGCTCGGACTTACTCCGAGGTCGGGGCCCGGGGATTGGGCCGCCGGGGCCGCTTGGGGGTAACCCGAGGTCTGGGCCTGGCGGCGACGTGGGACGGGTAACCCGTCGGGACGGCTCCTGCGTCCCCTCGAAGTCGTCCCGGCGGGTAGGCGGAGCTCCCTCTCCGTGGAGGGCATTGCCCCGCGGAGGGGGGGCGTGCCGGTCGCCACGGCGGGCAAGTCCCTGGAGGAGGCGCAGCCTCCTGGGATCCATCCGTCCGTGGGGCCCCCCGGGTGGCGCCACCCATCACGGTGCCCGGGACGTCGGAGGCCCGGGACCCCTGAAAGCCCGCGATGCCGTGGGCCTTGATGCCCCGGTCCGCGGGTCAGTAAGGGGCGGGAGCCCAGTGCCGGGGATGGTTATTCCCCCGGCCCGAGGCATATGCCGACCCCCCGGGGGAACTCGGGGCCCCGTCCCGGGGCCAATTTATTGGTCCTCGGGTGGGTGAGGGCACGCCCGGTCGGTGGAGCCGTGATGGGAAGCGGGATACTCTACATTTCTTTTCATAATGTCTTTTGTGTCGGGTAAGGGGAAGCGCTATAAGCGCAGATTAGGATTAGCGAGTGACTCCGAGTCGGAGGAGGAGTCCCACGCGGATGAGGGCCGCTCACGAAAGTTGGCCAGAGGCGAGACTGCCGCGGGAGGCAGGGAGGGAGGCGTCTCGCCAGCGCCGTCGCTGGTCTCCACGGTGGCCGAAATTTCGGACACTGTGTTGGACAGCGGCGGTGAGCCATCAGTGGGCGGGGGTGGCCCCGTCAAGGAGGGAGAGAAGggaaaggggagggggaggccAGCCACCACAGGCGATTTTGCTCAATTGGCTCGGGCCAAGGAGCGCCTGGTGGAGGCTTCCCGTAAGGAGTTGGCCCTAGAGGAAGAAAGGGCCATACTGGACCCCATGACCGGGCTTTCGGAGAAGCTCCGGAAACAGGGGTCCGGTATGATGGAAAGGTACGCGGAGGAGTACCGGAGGGCGCCGGTCAATGACCTGGCTGCTGCTATCGCGATGAGTGTCGAGGCCGTGCTTAAGTGCACTGGAATTTCCAAGGGCCTAAAAGGCAGCATCGCGAAGCAAATTAGGGAGGAGACCTGCAGGGCAGCGGCGTGTGCTACGCTGCTGTCGCTGCAGGCTCAAAAGCCGCCGGAGGAGAGGGAGGCCGATGAGATGGCCGCTCTCCGGAGAGAGTTGGAGGCCGCTCGGAAAGAGAGCGGCCAGCTCAGGGAGGAGAACCGGGCCCTCCGGGATAGGGCGGCCGAACTGCCGTCCTTGGAGCGGCGACAGGCGGCCGCTAGGTTTGGATCGCCGTCCCCGCACGGGGGGACTCGTGAGACGCGGCTCTCTCTGCCGTGCGTCGAGGGACACACGGCGATGGACATGGACCCGCCCCCTTCCCCGCCGCGGTCGGTGGGGAGAGGCGAGGGCGGGCCGGTCCTGGGCGAGGGGACCCGCGGGACGGGGGGGGGACCGGGCGGCGGGGGCGGCGGCGGGTTGGTCGCGCTCCCCCCGCTCGTGCTCCCCACGctgggggggagggagaggagcATCCCGGACGAGGGGGCCGTGAGCGCCCAAATTGGGCGCTTGCTCGCCGGGGTGGACCTCAAAGCGGCCTTCATGGCCCGGCTGGACGCCATTTTTGGGGAGTGGCTGGCCGAGAGACCCGGGGTGGTGGCCGCAGCCGCGGGTCGGGGGGCCCGCCGGTCCGGCGGCGTCGGGGGGGGTGGGCCGTCCGCGGCTGGTCCGCTGGGCGGCCCCTCCCTCCCCGTCGCCGGCGGGACGGCTGGGgccccttctcctcctcctcccggGGGTGAGGGCGGCGATGGGGACGGCGGCGGCAAGGGTCgccaaaaaaagaagaggaagaaaaagggGGGCAGGGGACCCGGGGGCTCGGGTGCGGGCACCTCTGGTCCTGCGCCGGCGGGGGCTGCTGCGCCGGGCCCGCCGGCCGTTGGGCCGGCGGGCGCGGGCGGGGCGGCCTCCGGCGCGGGCCCCGCCCCGGTTCCTCCGGGGGGCGGCGGGGCGACTCGCTCGTATGCGAGCGTCGCCTCCGCCGCCCCCTCGGGGGCCCGGGGTGGTGCTGCCCGGCGGGGTAAGGATAAAGGTAAGGGTAAGGGCGGTGCTGCCGGGGATGGGCGGGGGGCTCCGGTGCCCTCCGCCCCCCCGGCGGCAGCCGCCGACGTGACGGTGCGACGCGCGTCGGGTGGCAAGGCGAGGAGGACGCCGGCCACCCGGGCGGTCGCCGTCACGTGCGAGGATGGGGCCTATGCGGAGACCCTGAGGGAGGCCAGGTCAAAGATAGACCTGGCGTCTCTCGGGGTCTCCGAGGTCAGGCCCAGAAGGGCGCAGACAGGGGCTCTGCTCCTGGAAGTCCCCAATAGGGACGGCCAGGACGGAGCCGACCGCCTGGCGGAGAAACTCCGCCAGGTGTTGGAAGGAAAGAAGGGTGTTAGGGTCACCCAGCCGGTCAAAATGGCCGAACTTAGGCTGGGTGGCCTGGAGGAATCGGTCACGCCCGACGAAATCAGTCGGGCGTTGGCCGACAAAGGGGGGTGTCCTGTCGGGGACATTAAGTTGGGGGAGCCCAGGAGAGCCCCGGGCGGCCTCTTCACCGTCTGGGCGCGATGCCCCTTGGCGGCGGCGAACCGGATCGCCGCCGTCGATGGGGGGCGCCTAGTGGTGGGGGGCTGGTTCCGGGTGCGGGCGGAGCTCCTGGGCGTGCGCCCTCTGCAGTGCTTTAGATGCCTGCAGAGGGGGCACGTCAGGAGCGTATGCGGTAGCAAGGAGGACAGGAGTGACACTTGCTACCGCTGCGGGGGAGCGGGGCACCGGGCGGCCGGGTGTACGGCGCCCGTAAAATGCCCCGTGTGCGCGAGGGCGGGCCGCCCGTGCGGTCACCGAGTGGGCGGTCCGCAGTGCGGCGCCCCGGTGGTCCGGGGCGGCCTGCCTCCGGCGCGGGAGGCGCGCTCGGGCGCTGCCGCGCCGGGGAACGCGGGGAGCGGCGGGCCCCCTTCCGGGGGCCCTAGCCCGGTACTGGGCGGGGCCGCTGCCGCTGTTGCTGCGGCGGCGACCGAGGGGCCTATGGAGGTGGACCCCTTGCCGGAGGGGGGCGGGGGGCCGCCCCTGCCGCAGAGGGAATCGCGGGACGACCCTAAGGGCGCGGAGGACGCCTCGTTGAGTGTCCACAATGCGCCTTAGGGTCGTCCAGGCGAACCTCAACCACGCCCGCCGTGCCCAGGACCTGTTTATGCAGCGGCTCCTGGAGCGCGGCGGGGCGGTCGGGGTGGTTGCGGAGCCGTACCGGGTCCCGCCGGGGGACCCCGTTTGGCTCCGCAATGACGGCGGCACCGTAGCGGTAACGTGGCCGCGCGGTGCTGCCGTCTCCTTTGGGATGGGGGGACAGGGGGCCTCCTATGTGTGGGCCCGGGGGGGGGAGGTGGACATCGTCGCGGTGTACCTCCCTCCCTCCTGGCCTCTTCGGCGGGTCCAGCAACAGCTGGACGAATTGGGGGCTCGCATCAGAGCCTCCCTGGGACGGCCGACCCTGGTGGCGGGGGACTTCAACGCAAAAGCCGCGTCTTGGGGTTCCCCGCACACCGATGTCAGGGGGGAGGTCGTTGAGCACTGGGCGGCGGAACTTGGCCTCGTCCTGCTCAACGTCGGCGGAGTCCCGACGTGCGTGGCGTGGAGGGGGGAGTCTATCGTGGACCTCACGTGGGCCTCCCCCTCTGCGCGTCCCTGGGTTAGGGACTGGCGCGTCGTGGACGACGTCGAAACGTTGTCGGACCACCGATACATAGAGATGGAGATCGCGGTGGGCCGGGGAAGGGCCCCGGGGGGATGGCGGGACCGGCGCCGGGACGCGCCCGGGCCGTTTAAAAGGTGGGCCGTGGGGAGGCTGGATTGCGACCGGCTCCGCGGCTTCCTCGAGGCTGGGACGTGGTCGGGCGCCGGGGGCCCTCCGCCTGGGGCGGACCGCGCGGAGTGCGGGGCGCGTGCCCTGTCGGGTCTTCTCGCCCGGGCGTGCGACTTCGCGATGCCCAGGGTGGGACGACAGGTCCGGCGGTCGGTGTACTGGTGGTCCGACGAGCTGGCCGGGCTGCGGCGGGCCGCGGTTACGGCCAGGAGAGGCTGGACGAGAGCCAGGAGGAGAATGGGCTCCTCCCCGTCGCCCGGGCTCCTCGCCACCGTCGAGGAGGCCTGGGATGGGTACAGGGCCGCGAGGAGGCTCCTTGGCCGCGCTATAGCCGCGGCCAAAAATAGGGCCTGGGAGGAGCTCCTCCGCACCATCGACGACGATCCGTGGGGGAGACCCTATCGGATCGTCATGGGTAAGATGGTGCGGGGGAGCGGGGCCCCTCCTCCCCCGCGTGCCGGGGGAGAAGGGGACCCGATGAGGGAAATCGTGGAGGCCCTCTTCCCGGCGGATCCGGCGGAAGCCGGGCCGCCGCCGGCTGGGCGGAGCCAACGAGGGCCCCCCCCGGACGGCGAAGGGTGGAGGGTCTCCGCGAATGAGATCCGCGAGGCCATCAGGCGGCTCCGGGGTGGGGGGGTGAAAGCCCCCGGCCCGGATGGTATCCCTGGGCGGGTAATCGCCTGCTCGGGCGGCCTGCTGGAGGGCTCTCTCCGCCGGGTTTACGACGCCTGCCTGGAGGAGGGGGTTTTCCCCGGGGTGTGGAAGGAGGCGCGCCTCGTGCTCCTCCCGAAGGAGGGCAGGCCGCCCGGGGACCCCTCGAGTTACCGCCCGATTTGCCTTTTGGGCGAGCTCGGGAAGGTGCTCGAGAGGGTATTGGCCTCGCGGATCTTACGGTGCCTGGGGGCCGACGGGGCTCGTGGTTTACACGAGTCCCAGTTCGGCTTTAGGCGGGGGAGGTCCACCATCGACGCCATCGGGGAGGTGGAGTCGATGGTGGCCCGCGGCatggaggaggggggggggttgATCGCGGTGTCCCTAGACATCAAAAACGCTTTCAACTCCCTCCCCTGGTGCCACATCAGGGGGGCACtgaggagggggggggtgcCTCCGTACCTCCGTAGGGTGGTGCGGAGCTACCTCTCCAATAGGTGGCTGTTGGTGGGGGCGGGGCCCGGCGAGCCGGCTCGCCGGGTCCCGGTGACGCGCGGGGTCCCGCAGGGGTCGGTGTTAGGGCCGCTCTTGTGGATCCTCGCGTTCGACAGCGTCCTCAGGGTCCCCCTGCCCCCCGGTTGCCGGGTCGTGTGTTACGCGGATGACACACTAGTCCTGGCGGCTGGGGGAGAAAGATGGGAGGCGGAGGCGCGGGCGGGCGAATGCGGTGGCCGCCGTGGTCGGACGCATCGGGGCCTTGGGCCTTCGCGTCTCGGTCGATAAGACCGAGGCGATGGCCTTTGGCCCGGGGAGGGCGAGGCCCGGGTTCGTCCGGGTGGCGGGCGGCCGAGTGGAGATCGGCCGCTCCATCCGGTACCTGGGCCTGGTGTTGGACGACCGCGGGCGATACCGCGAGCACTTTGCTCGCCTCGCGCCTCGCCTGGGGAAAGCCGCGGCGGCGCTGTCGCGGCTGCTCCCCAATGTGGGGGGCCCGGGGGGGGGACCCGACGGCTGTACGCGTCGGTGGTCCTCTCCATGGCGCTCTACGGAGCGCCAATCTGGGCccgggaggggagaggggtcGACCTGGACCGGGCGATGGCCCCCCTGCGTCCGGTCGAGCGCAGGATGGCCGTTCGCCTGTCCAGGTCGTACCGtacggtggcggtggcggccgGCGCCGTCCTCGCGTGTGTCCCGCCCTGGGACCTGGTCGCGCGGGCTAGGGCCGACGCGTACTGGGCCCTTAGGGCGGCGAGGCTGCGCGGAGGGGGGGAGGTGACCGCGAGGGCCGTGGGTGAGGCGGGGGAGGCCGCCCGCCGGGAGATGATGGCGCGGTGGAAGCGCCGGCTCCTGGCGGGGGACCTCCGGTACGGCCGC
The nucleotide sequence above comes from Monomorium pharaonis isolate MP-MQ-018 unplaced genomic scaffold, ASM1337386v2 scaffold_602, whole genome shotgun sequence. Encoded proteins:
- the LOC118648697 gene encoding collagen alpha-1(I) chain-like; amino-acid sequence: MSFVSGKGKRYKRRLGLASDSESEEESHADEGRSRKLARGETAAGGREGGVSPAPSLVSTVAEISDTVLDSGGEPSVGGGGPVKEGEKGKGRGRPATTGDFAQLARAKERLVEASRKELALEEERAILDPMTGLSEKLRKQGSGMMERYAEEYRRAPVNDLAAAIAMSVEAVLKCTGISKGLKGSIAKQIREETCRAAACATLLSLQAQKPPEEREADEMAALRRELEAARKESGQLREENRALRDRAAELPSLERRQAAARFGSPSPHGGTRETRLSLPCVEGHTAMDMDPPPSPPRSVGRGEGGPVLGEGTRGTGGGPGGGGGGGLVALPPLVLPTLGGRERSIPDEGAVSAQIGRLLAGVDLKAAFMARLDAIFGEWLAERPGVVAAAAGRGARRSGGVGGGGPSAAGPLGGPSLPVAGGTAGAPSPPPPGGEGGDGDGGGKGRQKKKRKKKGGRGPGGSGAGTSGPAPAGAAAPGPPAVGPAGAGGAASGAGPAPVPPGGGGATRSYASVASAAPSGARGGAARRGKDKGKGKGGAAGDGRGAPVPSAPPAAAADVTVRRASGGKARRTPATRAVAVTCEDGAYAETLREARSKIDLASLGVSEVRPRRAQTGALLLEVPNRDGQDGADRLAEKLRQVLEGKKGVRVTQPVKMAELRLGGLEESVTPDEISRALADKGGCPVGDIKLGEPRRAPGGLFTVWARCPLAAANRIAAVDGGRLVVGGWFRVRAELLGVRPLQCFRCLQRGHVRSVCGSKEDRSDTCYRCGGAGHRAAGCTAPVKCPVCARAGRPCGHRVGGPQCGAPVVRGGLPPAREARSGAAAPGNAGSGGPPSGGPSPVLGGAAAAVAAAATEGPMEVDPLPEGGGGPPLPQRESRDDPKGAEDASLSVHNAP